In Gossypium raimondii isolate GPD5lz unplaced genomic scaffold, ASM2569854v1 Contig00306, whole genome shotgun sequence, the genomic stretch GTAAAAAATATAGTGAAATCACCTTTCCTATTCTTTCCCCAGACCCTGCTAGTAATAAGGATGTTCATTTCTTAAAATATCCCATATACGTAGGCGGCAACAGGGGAAGGGGCCAGATTTATCCCGACGGGAACAAAAGTAACAATACTGTTTATAATGCTACGGCAGCAGGTATAGTAAGCAAAATCatacgaaaagaaaaaggggggtACGAAATAACCATAACGGATGCCTTGGATGGACATCAAGTGGTTGATATTATCCCCCCAGGACCAGAACTTCTTGTTTCAGAGGGTGAATCTATCAAACTCGATCAACCATTAACAATTAATCCTAATGTGGGTGGATTTGGTCAGGGGGAtgcagaaatagtacttcaagACCCACTACGCGTCCAAGGTCTTTTGTTCTTCTTGGCATCTATTGTTTTTGCACAAATCTTTTTGGTTCTTAAAAAGAAACAGTTTGAGAAGGTTCAAGTGTCCGAAATGAATTTCTAGATCTGTGGATTTATCaacatcaaatttgtaaaaaagaacaaattctTCCTGGCAATTAGGTTAGGTATAATGAAAAAAAGGATGAAAAGTCTTTTGCTTGTTTCTATTCTTTCTCTAGGAATTGCTTTTACCgcattcaaaacaaaatatgtatattgtgAAGAAGACTATTTGTCtttacctctttttttttcttttttcaatctaaattggactaaattgggGGGGGTAATTATATTCCTATTGTCAGTGTCAGATTAAAATGTTACAGAATCgttttgttttctaaattcaatttgAGTAGATACTAAACATAAGATAAGTAAGTGGAGAATAGAAAGGAAGGATAAATGAGGGGAACAAATAATTACAGGGAGTATTCTTCGTCTTTCTAGCCTTCGACACAAGAAAAGGGTGTGTAAAATTCCTTTTCTTGTGTCGAAATAATAACAATTACGGGACCCGTTCGTCAAAGATTTCTATTCTTAGTTTCGATTTTTCCCGATTTTTCAGAACCCTTTATTTTTTCGATTTACTTATAATAGAATAAGTAATAAGGATaatataataagtataaaataagtCGAAATAAGTATAATATA encodes the following:
- the LOC128038755 gene encoding cytochrome f yields the protein MQTRNTFSWIKEEITRSISVSLMIYIITGASISNAYPIFAQQGYENPREATGRIVCANCHLANKPVDIEVPQAVLPDTVFEAVVRIPYDMQLKQVLANGKKGALNVGAVLILPEGFELAPPDRISPEMKEKIGNLSFQNYRPTKKNILVIGPVPGKKYSEITFPILSPDPASNKDVHFLKYPIYVGGNRGRGQIYPDGNKSNNTVYNATAAGIVSKIIRKEKGGYEITITDALDGHQVVDIIPPGPELLVSEGESIKLDQPLTINPNVGGFGQGDAEIVLQDPLRVQGLLFFLASIVFAQIFLVLKKKQFEKVQVSEMNF